The proteins below come from a single Nostoc sp. KVJ3 genomic window:
- a CDS encoding PstS family phosphate ABC transporter substrate-binding protein: MDNTNHKKALINSEIALFLRGLIIGKVLTLMVIGGLLWWLLKPNLSSRSSVDSSSNQSFNRVSSTASNFKTVTDVPNAAFNYGGSTAWASIRQLVDSQIQSDRPELQLRYVDPVNSSPGSSSGIRMLLDGKLDFAQSSRPLTDEEQAIAKERGFSLEQRQVGMDGIAVVVNPSLKVSGLTVDQLRQIYLGRITNWNQVGGPNLPITPLSQRPEDADTVIFSSNSDLKGQALGSNVQYVYSTTEAVRQLSKIPGAVYYASARSVVPQCSVKALPLGQNSGQLITPYREPMISPEQCPRQRNQLNTQAIKDGSYPIIANLFVIIKQNKGREEQIGYAYTKLLLTDQGQKAIEQAGFVGVH, encoded by the coding sequence ATGGACAATACAAATCACAAAAAAGCTTTAATTAACAGCGAAATCGCCCTCTTTCTCAGAGGTTTGATTATTGGTAAAGTACTGACACTTATGGTTATTGGCGGACTGTTATGGTGGTTACTGAAACCGAATTTATCGTCCCGCAGTAGCGTTGATTCTTCCTCTAATCAAAGTTTCAACAGAGTCTCCAGTACTGCATCGAATTTTAAGACCGTTACTGATGTCCCCAATGCTGCGTTTAACTACGGAGGTAGTACAGCTTGGGCATCTATTCGGCAATTAGTAGATTCTCAGATCCAAAGCGATCGCCCGGAACTACAATTACGCTATGTAGATCCTGTTAATAGTAGCCCTGGTTCTAGCTCAGGTATTCGGATGTTGCTTGATGGGAAACTAGACTTTGCTCAGTCCTCCCGTCCTCTTACAGATGAAGAACAAGCTATTGCCAAAGAACGAGGCTTCAGCCTTGAGCAACGTCAGGTGGGTATGGATGGGATAGCAGTGGTAGTTAACCCATCCCTGAAGGTATCAGGTTTAACTGTCGATCAATTGCGGCAAATTTATTTAGGGCGAATTACTAACTGGAATCAAGTAGGTGGGCCAAATCTACCCATTACACCTTTGTCTCAACGACCAGAAGACGCAGATACAGTCATATTCTCTAGCAACAGCGACTTGAAGGGGCAAGCACTTGGCTCTAATGTACAATATGTCTACTCTACTACAGAAGCAGTGCGCCAACTCAGTAAAATCCCTGGTGCTGTGTATTATGCTTCTGCCCGTTCAGTAGTTCCTCAATGTAGTGTGAAAGCTTTGCCCTTGGGTCAGAATTCTGGTCAGCTAATTACCCCCTACCGTGAACCGATGATATCGCCTGAGCAATGTCCACGTCAGCGCAACCAGCTAAATACTCAGGCTATCAAAGATGGCAGTTATCCGATTATCGCTAACTTGTTTGTGATTATTAAGCAGAATAAAGGTCGGGAAGAGCAGATTGGGTATGCATATACCAAACTTTTATTAACTGACCAAGGGCAAAAAGCTATTGAACAAGCCGGTTTCGTCGGGGTTCACTAG
- a CDS encoding Uma2 family endonuclease encodes MKTSIKQKLTFDDFLEQCPEEGLYELVDGEIVEVRATRNHDDVANFMLFGFNDEIRRLNLNYVVNNTAVFRTITANGIEQGRKPDVSVIDKDVWRSNRSAYSASEEPIQLAIEVTSTNWEDDYIDKLDEYQRLGITEYWIVDYLAIGLREDLGNPKVPTVFVFLLDAEGKYQRTHFRGSERIVSQTFPELALTAEQILTA; translated from the coding sequence ATGAAAACATCTATTAAACAAAAATTAACTTTTGATGATTTTTTGGAACAGTGTCCAGAGGAAGGTTTATATGAACTTGTGGATGGAGAAATTGTAGAAGTGCGTGCAACAAGAAATCATGATGATGTCGCTAATTTTATGTTGTTTGGTTTCAATGATGAAATTAGACGACTAAACCTAAATTATGTAGTTAATAACACAGCAGTCTTTAGAACTATAACTGCCAATGGAATAGAACAAGGACGCAAGCCTGATGTTAGTGTGATAGATAAAGATGTATGGCGTTCAAATCGTTCTGCTTATTCTGCATCGGAAGAACCCATCCAGTTAGCTATAGAGGTGACATCAACTAATTGGGAAGATGACTACATTGATAAATTGGATGAATATCAACGTTTAGGTATTACAGAATATTGGATTGTAGATTATTTAGCAATTGGATTAAGAGAGGATCTAGGAAATCCCAAAGTTCCAACTGTGTTTGTTTTTCTATTAGATGCTGAGGGTAAATACCAACGTACACATTTTAGAGGTTCAGAACGAATTGTGTCACAAACTTTTCCTGAGTTGGCGCTGACAGCAGAGCAAATATTAACAGCTTAA
- a CDS encoding DUF6464 family protein: MLKTLLVIAVGFLPSLISLWAIRKTHARSRLRLRQAAMNFSEVQGRQNVRAVEGDRYYLEGVGYLIGDISCKFNARSGYMRCAVNPDGPCNGCRHYEPKGLLSSEKGV, encoded by the coding sequence GTGTTAAAGACACTTTTAGTAATTGCCGTTGGTTTTTTACCGTCCCTGATTTCCCTGTGGGCGATCCGCAAAACCCATGCGCGATCGCGTTTACGGTTGAGACAAGCAGCCATGAATTTTTCAGAGGTGCAGGGACGGCAAAATGTTAGAGCAGTTGAAGGCGATCGCTATTATTTAGAAGGGGTGGGTTATCTAATTGGCGATATCAGCTGCAAATTTAATGCCCGATCTGGCTATATGCGTTGTGCTGTCAACCCAGACGGCCCATGTAACGGTTGTCGTCACTACGAACCCAAAGGATTACTTAGTAGCGAAAAAGGAGTTTAA
- a CDS encoding ABC transporter substrate-binding protein, whose protein sequence is MNNAIARTTALLSTCALLLTGCGGGGSTVTSSPSSTTNNTATDSATTTGTVSGAIPIGIAVAQTSNVALLGQEQVVGAKLAEKYFNSKGGVNGTPIKLVFQDTSGDEAGAINAFQTLINKDKVIGIVGPTLSQQAFSADPVGERAKVPIIGPSNTAKGIPEIGDYIARVSAPVSIVAPNSVKAALKQNPQLKKVAVFYAQNDAFSKSETEIFQQTVKDQGLELVTVQKFQTSDTDFQSQATNAINLKPDLVIISGLAADGGNLVRQLRELGYKGLIVGGNGLNTSNILPVCKALCDGVLIAQAYSPEHPGEINAAFRKAYAEEYKKEPPQFSAQAFAAVQVYVEALQALDKKSKVNKLQLPELRTELNKQILIGTYNTPLGEIGFTPIGEVVQKDFYVAQIKMAKDGSQGKFTFLK, encoded by the coding sequence ATGAACAATGCGATCGCTCGAACAACAGCATTATTATCAACTTGCGCTTTGCTACTAACAGGCTGTGGCGGTGGCGGTAGCACTGTGACAAGTTCTCCAAGTAGTACCACCAATAACACTGCAACTGATAGCGCAACCACAACGGGTACAGTATCGGGTGCTATTCCCATCGGTATTGCTGTTGCTCAAACTAGCAATGTTGCATTACTCGGTCAAGAGCAAGTTGTTGGAGCCAAACTTGCCGAAAAGTATTTCAATAGTAAAGGTGGTGTTAATGGCACACCAATTAAATTAGTATTTCAAGATACTAGCGGTGATGAAGCAGGGGCAATTAACGCTTTTCAAACTTTAATTAATAAAGATAAAGTTATTGGGATTGTCGGGCCAACTTTATCACAGCAAGCCTTTAGTGCTGATCCCGTTGGTGAGCGGGCAAAAGTACCAATTATTGGGCCATCGAATACTGCTAAAGGCATTCCCGAAATTGGTGATTACATTGCTCGTGTTTCTGCACCAGTTTCTATTGTTGCACCTAATTCTGTGAAAGCGGCACTTAAGCAAAATCCCCAACTTAAAAAAGTCGCGGTTTTCTATGCTCAAAATGATGCATTTAGCAAGTCAGAAACGGAAATATTTCAACAAACAGTTAAGGATCAAGGGTTGGAATTAGTAACAGTCCAAAAATTCCAAACCAGTGATACAGATTTTCAAAGCCAAGCTACCAATGCCATTAATCTCAAACCAGATTTGGTCATTATTTCTGGTTTGGCTGCTGATGGTGGTAATTTGGTGCGACAATTGCGGGAACTGGGTTATAAAGGCTTAATCGTCGGTGGTAATGGTCTAAATACATCAAATATATTACCAGTTTGTAAAGCACTTTGTGATGGCGTATTGATTGCTCAAGCTTACAGTCCAGAACATCCAGGTGAAATTAACGCGGCATTTCGGAAAGCCTATGCTGAGGAATACAAAAAAGAGCCACCCCAATTTAGCGCCCAAGCTTTTGCAGCAGTACAGGTTTATGTCGAAGCGCTGCAAGCTTTAGATAAAAAGAGCAAAGTCAACAAATTACAGCTACCAGAATTGCGGACAGAATTAAACAAACAGATACTTATCGGAACATACAATACACCACTGGGTGAAATTGGTTTTACTCCCATAGGTGAAGTTGTGCAAAAAGATTTCTATGTTGCCCAAATCAAGATGGCGAAAGACGGGAGTCAAGGTAAATTCACATTTCTAAAATAG
- a CDS encoding branched-chain amino acid ABC transporter permease gives MNINLFLQQLLNGLSIGSVYAIFALGYTLVYSILGIINLAHGAIFTLGAYFTYALIGGNFGFNGLLANAALPIKLPFAIALILGSTLAGLVGVLMERIAFQPLRRQGSDPLLTVVSSLGVAVVIVNLIQYLVGAESYTYPADTYGNLPPAINFGSSENPIPIRSVQVVIFTVSVVIVAILTYFINRTKYGKAMQAIAEDPTTASLLGINSDRFIILTFFISSFLAGLAGTLVASSVSIAGPYFGIAFGLRGLAVIVLGGLGSIPGAVLGGLVIGLVEAFVPAEYSGYKDAVAYGILFIMLLVRPQGLLGRRFIQKV, from the coding sequence ATGAATATCAATCTGTTTTTGCAGCAATTATTAAATGGGTTATCCATTGGTAGCGTTTATGCAATTTTTGCATTAGGATATACCTTGGTTTATTCCATTTTGGGCATCATTAATTTAGCTCATGGGGCAATTTTTACTTTGGGTGCATATTTTACTTATGCACTTATAGGTGGTAACTTTGGATTTAATGGCTTGTTGGCTAATGCAGCCTTACCGATAAAATTACCATTTGCTATAGCCTTGATTTTAGGAAGTACCTTGGCGGGATTAGTAGGGGTATTAATGGAACGGATTGCTTTTCAACCTTTGCGCCGTCAAGGATCTGATCCCTTATTAACTGTTGTTTCCAGTTTGGGGGTAGCAGTGGTAATTGTGAATTTAATTCAGTATTTAGTAGGGGCAGAAAGTTACACATACCCCGCAGATACTTACGGAAATTTGCCACCTGCAATTAACTTTGGTAGTTCAGAAAATCCAATTCCGATTCGCAGTGTTCAGGTGGTAATTTTTACTGTATCAGTGGTGATTGTGGCAATTCTTACCTATTTTATCAATCGGACTAAATATGGTAAGGCAATGCAAGCGATCGCAGAAGATCCGACTACAGCTAGTTTGTTAGGCATTAATAGCGATCGCTTTATCATCTTAACATTCTTCATCAGCAGTTTCTTAGCAGGATTAGCAGGAACTTTAGTCGCCTCCAGTGTTAGTATTGCTGGGCCATATTTCGGCATTGCTTTTGGTTTACGGGGTTTAGCGGTAATTGTTTTAGGTGGTTTAGGTAGCATTCCCGGTGCGGTGCTAGGAGGCTTAGTAATTGGATTAGTTGAAGCTTTTGTTCCAGCCGAATATTCCGGTTACAAGGACGCTGTAGCTTATGGAATATTATTTATCATGTTGTTAGTTAGACCCCAAGGTTTGCTAGGACGACGGTTTATTCAGAAAGTTTAA